CTTCGTGTCACCTGACATATTCAAAATGGAGGAAAATGTCGTGAAGTTCACTTCGGCTTTCTCTGGCAGTTCCATCATGATCGCTTCGGGTCTTGTTCTGGTTCGAATCGTGCAGCATCTTCTGGTGTTCGAAGATTTGCTCATGGATGATCTTTTGAGAGAACTTGTGGCAGAAACTCAGGATATAAACTGGCGATTTGCTTTGAGAATAGCCAGATTCAGGCACGCAGACAAATTCGATTTCGAGAGGCTCTCCGATCTCGTGGTGGCACTTCTGCAATCTCTGGAGCAGGGTATTCCCGTTGCCGACGATGACAGACTGAAATACGTGATGGAAAAACTACACATAAAGGAGGGATGACGATGCTTGATAAACAGGAGTTCGTCTCAAAACTTGTAACGACAAACGATACGAAGATAGTCCTGCTTGTGATGGACGGCCTTGGAGACATTCCAGTGAACGGCAAGACTCCCCTTCAGGCAGCCAGCACACCAAATCTTGACAGCTTGGCAAAAGAGAGCGACCTTGGCCAGACCGTTCCCGTTCTTCCCGGCATCACTCCTGGAAGCGGTCCTGGACACCTTTCTCTTTTTGGATACAACCCCATAAAGTATCAGATAGGAAGAGGCATTCTTGAGGCGCTGGGTATAGGTGTTGAAGTTGGTGAAAAAGATGTTGTTGCCAGAGCGAACTTTGCAACCTGGGACGGGAACGTGGTGCTCGACAGAAGGGCAGGAAGGCCTGCCACGGAAGAATCCGCGAAGGTGGTTCAGCTTCTTTCAGAAAAGATCAAGAAGATCGAGGACGTAGAGATCACGTTCTATCCCGGTAAAGAACACAGGTTCGTGGTGAAGTTCACCGGTGAAGGTCTTGGTGACAGGGTAACGGACGCAGATCCCCAGAAAGAAGGGCATCCGATGGTCTGGGCAGAAGGACTGGATGAACCTTCGAAGAAGACGGCAAGGATCGCCAACGAACTGATCAAGAAGATAGCAGAGGTTCTGAAAGACAACCCGAAGATAAACTTTGCCCTCATCAGAGGATTTTCCAAATATCCTGATCTTCCCAAATTCCCGGAGATCTACAAGTTGAGGGCTGGAGCCATCGCAACCTATCCGATGTACAGGGGTCTTGCGAAACTTGTGGGAATGGAGATAATTGAAACAGGACAGACCGTCGAAGATGAAATCAACACTCTGAAAGAAAAATGGAACGATTTCGATTTCTTCTACGTCCACGTGAAGAAAACGGACTCTTACGGCGAAGACGGAAAGTTCGATGAAAAGGTGAAGGTGATAGAGGAAGTTGACAGGGTGATACCGGAGATCCTGACACTGAAACCAGATGTTCTTGTGATCACAGGAGATCATTCCACACCCGTTCCACTGAAGGCCCACAGTTGGCATCCCGTTCCTCTTCTCATCTGGTCCAGATACACAAGAAGAGGCTTGTCTCAGGCCTTCAACGAATTCGAGTGCGCAAGAGGTACCCTTGGAACGATACATGCCAGCGACGTCATGACACTCGCTCTTGCGCACGCTGGAAGGCTGGAAAAGTTCGGAGCATGATATTGGTCTTCTTTTCTCTGTGTCTGGGGGCGCTTCTGGGCGCCCTCTTTCGTTTTCCCTGGTATGTGTTCTTTCCCGCTACAGTTCTACTCTGGAGAAAAAACAAAGGGGTTTCCATTGCTGTGTTCTTCATCCTTTCTGGTGCTTTTCTGTATTCACTTGGAACACTTTCACCTGGAAATTACGAACTTGTAGGACTTGCGGAAGGATCCCGTGTGACACATGTGAAGGTGTTTCAGGGAGAGTGGAAAAAAGTCCACTCTATCAGAATGAGAACCTCCAAAGATGGGTACATCTACGCGATAGGACATTACGATGGCAGCATCTTTTATCCATCCTACTTGAGAGATCTGGAGAAACCCTCTCCGAGGAGGTTGAGAGAGCAATTTTCAAAAGAAGTGAAAGGAACAGCCTTTTCTCTTCTCTTTGGAGAGAAAGATAACGCCGTGTACAGAAGTGGACTTGGTCATTTTTTTGCTGTCTCGGGTCTTCATGTGGGAATTGCCTTTTCCCTGTACACAACGCTTATTTCCCTTTTCACATGGAGAAGAACGTATCAGGAATTTGTGGCTCTCCTTCTTCTGATTCCATACGTGCTTTCCGTGAACACCCCCTCTGTTTTGAGAGCCTATCTGACCATACTGCTCTGGAAAATTCTCAGGACGCTTGGTTTCAAAACAACTCCCTCTTATATAACGGCAACGGTGGGGTCTTTGATGATCGTTTTTGACCCCACCGTTCTTTTCACTTCCTCTTTTCTTTTGTCCTTTTTTGTGACACTGAGTATCCTGAACTCAAAGAACATTTTTGAACTCGTCGTGAAAGCCTACCTTTCTTCTCTTCCATTTCTCTGTCTTTTCTTCGGAGAAACGAACATTTCGGCACTTCTTTTCTCCATTCCGATGTCTTTTGCCGTGATACCTGTTACATGGGTTTCTCATCTTTCCTTCCTTCTTTTTCTGCTGGGGCTGAAGGCTTCATCGATGGTGGCAGCAGACGTGGCAAACATCATATCTTTTCCTGTGGATGTACTCATAAAACTTTCGAACATGATGCCCGTCATTCCTCTTCCGAAGTTTCTGTTCTTTATCCTGATTCCGGTTCCTTTGATTCTTCTCTTTGACATTCGGGGCATAATCCGTAGAACTTCAGATCGTGCCATTTTATGACGTACCCCGTCTTTTCTGAAATGTCCGACACGATCTTTTTGACCTGCTCTGAGTTGATCTCGACTATTTTTCCACATCTCTGACAGATCACATGCTGATGCGATTCACGTGTGCTTCGATCTATGAGTTCATATCTGTACAGTCCTTCTCCGAAGTTTAACTTTCTCAAGAACCCAAGTTCGACCAGAAGTTCCACCGCTCTGTAAACTGTGGCTTTGCTTATCCTGACGTTTCTGTTCAAAAGTTCCCGATAGACTTCATCCACACCCAGATGCCTTCCTTTGGACTCGAGAAAGATCTTGAGGATCATTTCCCTCTGAGCGGTGATTCTGTATTTCCTTTTTTTCAATTCATTTCTCAGTTCTTCGTACATTGAGGCACCTCCTTTTCTGCTTCATAGGTTCATAATGGGTTTGATATCTATCTTCCATCCTGTGAGTTTTGCTGCGAGTCTGGCGTTTTGACCACCTTTTCCTATGGCAAGAGAGAGCTGCGTTGGCGGTACAAGTACACGCGCTGCTCTGTTTTCTTTGTCGAGGATCTCCACTTCTATGACGGTGGCAGGAGCTAGGGCGTTCGCTATGAGCTGCTTTGGATCGTCTGACCATTTCAATACGTCCAGTTTTTCGCCTTTGAGTTCTCTGAGTATGGCTGCGATCCTGGAGCCACCCTCACCTATGCACGCACCTATCGGATCGACATTTGGATTGTTGGATATCACGGCAACTTTCGTTCTCACACCAGGTTCTCTGGCGATGGCTTTTATTTCCACGATGCCATTTTCTATCTCCGGAATTTCCAGTTTCATGAGTCCGATGACGAACTCAGGCATCCTTCTGCTTACGAGAATCTTTGGGCCTTTTGTCGTTTTCACCACGTCGATGATATAGACCTTCACCAGGTCTCCCGGCTTTATTTCCTCACCGGGGATCCATTCTTTCCTTGGAAGCCTGGTTTCCAGTTTTCCAATTCGGATGTCTGCCCAATCGCTCGTGACCCTTATCACTTCAGCAGTTGTAACCGTTCCTTTGAGTTCTGAGTACTTTTCGAACTGTTTTTCCTTCTCCAGTTCTCTGATCCTCTGAATGAGCACCTGTTTTGCGGTTTGGGCTGCGATCCTTCCAAAGTTTCTAACATCAAGTTCTTTTCTGATGATCGAACCTATCTCCACTGTTGGGTCGAGTTTCTTTGCCTCTTCCAGAGATATCTGAGTGGTCGGGTCTTCCACGTTTTCCACCACTTCGAGTAACTGATACACCTTTATGTTTCCGGTGTTTCGGTCTATCACTACTTCGACATTTTTTGAACTTCCAAAATTCTTCCTGTAGGCGCTCACCAGGGCCTTTTCCAGAATGGGAATAACCTCTTCTTTGGATATTCCTTTCTCCTCCTCAAGCTGATCCAGAGCCTCGAGTAAGCCTATATTCATGGGAACACCTCCTTAAAATTCTATTTCCAGATTTGCCTTCCTCACATCTTCGATGTTTATCTCGTGTTTCCCCCTTTCATCGGAGATGGTTATTATTCCATCAACGAAGGATTCGATTCTTCCTATGAACGTTTTTCCATCTTTTGTGATGATTTTCGCAAGTTTCCCGGTGAATCTCTGATAATCTTTCGGACCCCTCAAGGGTCTGTCGAGTCCAGGAGAAGACACTTCAAGAGTGTACGAATGCTCTATAAGATCTTCTCTATCCAGAAACCTCTCCAGTTCTCTGGAAAATAGTTCGCAGTCTCTCACGCTCACGTATCCCACCGGGTTGTCTATCACGACCCTGAGAACCCAACCTCTGCTTTCTCTTCTGTACTGTATGTCGAAGATTTCCAGTCCTTGCTTTTCAGCAATTTTTTCCGCTTCTTTTCTAACCTTTTCTACAATCATCTCCTCGAACATACTATCACCCACCCCCTAGTGAACGAAAAACCGGGACACAAAGTCCCGGCCTTTCTCTGGCGGAGAGGGTGGGATTTGAACCCACGGGTGGCTTTTGGCCACCACACGCTCTCCAGGCGTGCGCCTTAGACCCCTCGGCCACCTCTCCTCTCCGTACCAAAAAAGTATTATACACTTGTTTTTTCAATAGTTCAAGAGGAGCGTGTTTGTTTTCTTAATTTCATGTGGAAGATTGTATCAAAAGAGGAAGTATTGAAACTTTCTGTATCCGCAGGATGTATGGTACCTTCCAGGGATTTCCATAATTCAAAGGAAGTATTGAAAATCAATCTCTCGTGCTCTTCAGGGGGAGGGCAAATCGTTTCCATACCTCTAAGGAAGTATTGAAACTTTCCACGCAAACGACACAAAGAAAGAGGGAAGAAGCGTTTCCATACCTCTAAGGAAGTATTGAAACAAAAGAGGGGTAACACCGTTTCACTAAAGCCTACGAGTTTCCATACCTCTAAGGAAGTATTGAAACAAAGAGGAGGGTGATGAGGATGATAAGAGTGATTGGGTTTCCATACCTCTAAGGAAGTATTGAAACTATATCGGGCAGGTGTTTGGTGTGACTCTGGATCAGTGTTTCCATACCTCTAAGGAAGTATTGAAACTGAGTCGAAAGGAATCTTCAAGGATTCCACTCAAGCATGGGGTTTCCATACCTCTAAGGAAGTATTGAAACTTGAGTATGATCGAATCATTCGAACCGAATACCCTGAAGTTTCCATACCTCTAAGGAAGTATTGAAACACAAGAAAATTCTAAAAGAGGGGAAGACTTCTATTTGTTTCCATACCTCTAAGGAAGTATTGAAACGGTGGCTAGAAGAAGCAGATATCGTTTTTCATCGTACCGATGTTTCCATACCTCTAAGGAAGTATTGAAACCGAAGAAGACGCTTTCGAGTGGTGGTTGATAACTTAGTTTCCATACCTCTAAGGAAGTATTGAAACTTACAACGGTTGAAAACACCTGTTTGGAATGGAGCATGTTTCCATACCTCTAAGGAAGTATTGAAACGAAGAAGAGATTCATAAACTCTGTAATCCAGAAGGGTTTCCATACCTCTAAGGAAGTATTGAAACTCGAAAGCGGATATGGCGACTTCTGTTATTATCTTATGTTTCCATACCTCTAAGGAAGTATTGAAACTCTCGAACGAAAAGACGCTGTAGTTTATTCTCGCTCAGTTTCCATACCTCTAAGGAAGTATTGAAACAACTCTTCCAAGAACCCTCGTGCATTTTCGAGGATGTTTCCATACCTCTAAGGAAGTATTGAAACTTGGGAAGGCGGAGTATTGTGGGGGCTCCGGGAGAAGTTTCCATACCTCTAAGGAAGTATTGAAACCTTCAGTCACAGTATATCCACTTGCATCAGGTAGTTTCCATACCTCTAAGGAAGTATTGAAACTAAAATCATTGAATTAATAACGGAAGGACTCACAAGTTTCCATACCTCTAAGGAAGTATTGAAACTATACTCTCGAGGGGCAGATCCGGAAGATGTTATGTGTTTCCATACCTCTAAGGAAGTATTGAAACGCATACACGGAAAAATAGATTACTCAAAAGAGGAAGTGTTTCCATACCTCTAAGGAAGTATTGAAACCTGGCACAGGAAAAACCACATTTGTAGGTCGTCTCTGTTTCCATACCTCTAAGGAAGTATTGAAACGGTCTCTTACAAACCAGTAAGGGTTGTAAGATATCTTGGTTTCCATACCTCTAAGGAAGTATTGAAACATTTTTTCTAGAACTAAATGTAAATTAATATATTCAGTTTCCATACCTCTAAGGAAGTATTGAAACTCGAAGATCTTGAGGACTTCGAAACGGTCGAACCTGGTTTCCATACCTCTAAGGAAGTATTGAAACGGGGTAACGGTCGGGGAGGGAAGGGTGGGAAAAAATGTTTCCATACCTCTAAGGAAGTATTGAAACTCTTTTTCTTTTTGCAACAATGTGGGGTTTGTGATAGTTTCCATACCTCTAAGGAAGTATTGAAACAATCGAGGTATTCTTTCTTTTGTTGCTGCTTCATTGTTTCCATACCTCTAAGGAAGTATTGAAACCCGTTGGATTTCAAAGAAATTATACCACAGAACATATCAGAAAGCAAGAGTATATAAAAAGATAGAGAGGGTGTTTCATCATAAGTGATTCTAACACACAGAAAGGGTCAGTCAAGTACTGTTTGGAAAAATGGAATAATTGCATAGTCAATGAAAAGCCTAAACCATGGCAAAAACAAAAGATAAATTACCCTAACCTAGGTCAGGCCATTTTGGGGTGTTTCAGGGGAAAATCAACTAGTTCTTGTTTTCACAAATTCTCGTAAAAAGGTCTACCTTAAAGTGTTAAAGGATAAGTATGTCGCTTCTTTATTTGTCGTCAAATCATAAGTTCATGTTCAAGTTATTTCTGAGTAGTTGTTTTCCTTTTTCGCTCATTATTCCTTTTTTATTGCATAGCTTCCGGTACCACAAAGGCGCATGAAATTTTCCGTTACCGGTAATTGCATACTCCCTATCTACCTTCTCATGCCAGATACCTCTTACACCCACTTTGTGAATAAATGGAACTTACCGTGCTTTAGTGAATAAAAAATAGTTATTGCCTTCTTATATATTTTCTTCTAAGTTTCCATGGAGTTCAATGTTAACCTTCTCTTAATTGTTCCCGTTTCAAAACACTGGTACAATAGATCTAGAATGAATAAGACCCGACGGAGGAGCGCCCGAGATGAGTAGGCTGTCCCTTCAGGGGAGGAATTGGGGACAGTTGAAAGGCGAGGGCGCCGAAGGGTATAGGGTTCCTCCCGCCCTATACGCCTGGGGGTATGGGGAACACCCATGCCACTGTCACGGAGATCTCTCCGTGGAGAGCCGATCGGGTCTGGAATCGAAAGAATGATTTCAGACCTGATTTGGCGTCTCTTCGGGGAGCGAAGAGACGCTTTTTTTATTAAGACCAGGGAGGGAAGAAGATGAAAGTAGGAGTGGTAGGTGCTACGGGAGAAGTTGGACGAGCGATGGTAAAGGTTCTTGAAGAGTTCAACGTTCCGGTTACAGAACTCAGGCTGTTTGCTTCCGAAAGATCCGTGGGAAAAGAGATTGAGTTCAGAGGAGAAAAGATAAAAGTAGAACTCCTCACAGAGGAAGCGATGAAGTGGAATTGTGATTACTTTCTGTTCTCGGCGGGTGCAAGCGTTTCACGAAAATTTGCACCCATAGCCGCTGAAAACGGAGTTACGGTGATCGACAATTCTTCTGCTTTCAGAATGGAAAAGGACATACCCCTCGTTGTTCCCGAAGTGAACGCTCATCTACTCAAGGGGTACACCGGTATAATAGCAAATCCCAACTGTTCCACGATACAGATGATCTTGTCCATATACAAGTTGCACGAAGTTTATGGAATAGAAGAGATCTTTGTGGCGACATACCAGTCTGTTTCTGGAGCAGGTCACAAGGGTATCGAAGAACTTCTGTCCCAGGAAAGAGGCGAGAGTGTTGTTAGGGTGTTTCCAAAGCCGATTCACAGAAATGTCATTCCCCTCATAGGGGATGTTCAGGACAATCTCTTTACGCAGGAAGAGATGAAGATGATAAACGAAACAAGGAAGATCCTCAACGATTACTCGATAAGGGTTTATCCAACAACCGTAAGGGTTCCTGTTCTTTACGGTCACTCCGAAGCGGTTATGGTGAGGTTGAAGAGACCGTTTGAGTCACTGGAGAAGGTGAAAGAGATCATAGCATCGGGAGAAGATGTTGTTGTGACGGATGATCTGGTGACTGCCGTTGACGTTGCCAGAAAGAACGAAACGTATGTCTGCAGACTGAGGCAGGGAGATGAACGTTCCATCTTGTTCTGGAACGTGGCGGACAACATCCGTGTGGGAGCCGCAACCAATGCAGTGAGGATCTTACTGAAGCACGCTGAAATGAACGGAAGGATGTGAAAAAGTGGTTTGCTATTCTGCGAATGGGAACACCTTCCTGATGGTAGACAACACCGAAAAAAGGATCTCCGAGAACGAAAAACCAGATTTTGTACGAAACCATGCGGGAGATCTGGATGGTGTGATATTCGTAGAAAAGTTGGGTGAGAAGTTCTTCATGGATTATTACAATCGCGATGGAAGCATGGCAACCTTCTGTGGAAACGGTGCCCGGGCTTTTTCGCAGTATCTGATAGACAGAGGATGGGTGAAACAGAGAAGATTCACCTTTCTTTCAAGAGCGGGGGAAATAAAGGTTTTCCTGGACGATGGAATCTGGGTGAGGATGCCTGACGTTTCGGAAGTGAAAGAACTCGAAGTGGACGGTTACAGGGGACATTTTGTGGTGGTGGGGGTTCCCCATTTCATTTTAGAAGTGAGAAACGTGGATGAAGTGGATGTGGAAAAACTCGGAAGGTTCTTGAGGCACAAAACCAATGCCAACGTCGATTTTTATGAGGTTGCCCAGGGCTTCCTGAAGGTAAGAACGTACGAACGTGGTGTGGAGAGGGAAACGAAAGCCTGTGGAACCGGTGTAACGGCCGTTTTCTTCGTGCACCATAGCAGAACGGGTTCTAAGGAGATGAGAGTTCTGGTACCCGGAGGAACACTTTTTCTCAGAGAAGATAATGGGGAAATCTATTTGAAGGGGGATGTGAAAAGATGTTCAGAGGAGTAGGAACTGCGATCGTCACACCTTTCAAAAACGGAGAACTTGATCTGGAGGCTTACGAGAGACTGGTCAGGTACCAACTTGATGGTGGCGTGAGTGCGCTGATCGTTCTTGGAACGACAGGAGAAGCTCCCACGGTGAACGATGACGAGAGGGAAAGACTTGTCTCAAAAACTCTCGAAATCGTTGATGGAAAGATTCCCGTTATTGTGGGTGCTGGGACGAATTCCACAGAGAAAACCCTAAAACTTGTCAAACAGGCAGAAAAACTCGGAGCCGACGGTGTGCTCATAGTCACTCCCTATTACAACAAACCCACTCAGGAAGGGATCTACCAACACTACAAATACATCTCAGAAAGAACAGACCTGAAGATCATCGTCTACAACGTTCCAGGAAGAACAGGGGTGAACGTTCTTCCGGAAACCGCTGCAAGGATAGCATCCGATCTCAAGAACGTTGTCGGAATAAAAGAGGCTAATGGAGATATCGACCAGATAGACAGAACAGTCACCCTTACCAAGAGCGCAAGAAGTGATTTCATGGTTTGGTCTGGAAACGATGACAGAACGTTCTATTTGCTGTGTGCAGGTGGAGACGGTGTGATCTCTGTGGCCTCCAATGTGGCGCCAAAACAGATGTCTGATCTTTGTGCCGAGTTCTTCGGCGGAAACATCGAAAGGGCAAGGGAGATCCACAGAAAACTCAGACCGCTCATGAAGACCCTCTTTGTGGAAACGAACCCAATACCTGTGAAGGCCGCTCTTTCTCTCATGGGTTACGTGGAAAACGAGTTGAGGCTACCTCTTGTTTCTGCAAGTGAAAAGACGGTGGAGCTCCTCAAGGGAGTCCTCAGGGAGAGTGGTCTGTTATGAAGTATGGAATCGTGGGGTACTCCGGGCGCATGGGGCAGGAAATTCAAAAAGTCTTTTCCGAGAAGGGACACGAACTCGTCTTAAAGGTAGATGTGAACGGCAAAGAGATAAAAGACTCACCCGACGTGATCGTGGACTTTTCCTCGGCGGATGCTTTACCAGGAACCGTTGATCTGTGTAGAAGATACAAATCTGCCCTTGTTCTGGGGACCACTGCCTTGAAGGAAGAACATTTCGAGATGCTGAAAGAACTTTCAAAAGAAGTTCCCGTTGTTCAGTCTTACAATTTCTCCATAGGGATAAACGTTCTGAAAAGGTTCCTTTCAGAACTTTCGAAGGTTCTTTCAGATTGGGACGTGGAGGTTGTGGAGGCGCACCATCGCTTCAAGAAGGACGCCCCCTCCGGAACAGCGATCCTTCTGAAAAAAGCTCTGGGAAAGGAAGTTCCCATTCACTCTTTGAGGATCGGAGGAATCCCCGGTGATCATGTGGTCGTGTTTGGAAACGTGGGTGAGACGATAGAGATAAAGCACAGGGCGATCTCCCGAACAGTTTTCGCCATAGGAGCATTGAAAGCCGCTGAATTTCTTGTTGGAAGAGAACCTGGTTTTTACAGTTTCGAAAAGATCGTGTTTGGAGGTGAATGAAATGGATGCAAGAGAGATCATAGAGATGATAGCAAAGTCAAAAAAGAAAACCCCCATTGTTGCCTACATAAAGGGAAAACTCGATGGGGTAGATTTCTCTAAATTCAAGTTCTTCGGTAACGATCAGTTTGGAGTTCTTTTTGGAGAGTACGAAGATTTCAGAGAGTTACTCGAAAAGTATGGTGAAAAGATAGAAGACTACCATCTGGAAGTGAAGGCAAGAAACTCCGCTCTTCCTCTTGCAGACATCACCAAGTACAGGGCTCGAATCGAACCGGGTGCGATCATAAGAGACATGGTGGAAATCGGCGAAGGTGCTGTAATCATGATGGGCGCAGTAATAAACGTTGGAGCGGTGATTGGTGAGGGAACAATGATAGACATGAACGCTGTCGT
This DNA window, taken from Thermotoga sp. SG1, encodes the following:
- a CDS encoding ComEC/Rec2 family competence protein, whose amino-acid sequence is MILVFFSLCLGALLGALFRFPWYVFFPATVLLWRKNKGVSIAVFFILSGAFLYSLGTLSPGNYELVGLAEGSRVTHVKVFQGEWKKVHSIRMRTSKDGYIYAIGHYDGSIFYPSYLRDLEKPSPRRLREQFSKEVKGTAFSLLFGEKDNAVYRSGLGHFFAVSGLHVGIAFSLYTTLISLFTWRRTYQEFVALLLLIPYVLSVNTPSVLRAYLTILLWKILRTLGFKTTPSYITATVGSLMIVFDPTVLFTSSFLLSFFVTLSILNSKNIFELVVKAYLSSLPFLCLFFGETNISALLFSIPMSFAVIPVTWVSHLSFLLFLLGLKASSMVAADVANIISFPVDVLIKLSNMMPVIPLPKFLFFILIPVPLILLFDIRGIIRRTSDRAIL
- the dapB gene encoding 4-hydroxy-tetrahydrodipicolinate reductase is translated as MKYGIVGYSGRMGQEIQKVFSEKGHELVLKVDVNGKEIKDSPDVIVDFSSADALPGTVDLCRRYKSALVLGTTALKEEHFEMLKELSKEVPVVQSYNFSIGINVLKRFLSELSKVLSDWDVEVVEAHHRFKKDAPSGTAILLKKALGKEVPIHSLRIGGIPGDHVVVFGNVGETIEIKHRAISRTVFAIGALKAAEFLVGREPGFYSFEKIVFGGE
- a CDS encoding aspartate-semialdehyde dehydrogenase; the protein is MKVGVVGATGEVGRAMVKVLEEFNVPVTELRLFASERSVGKEIEFRGEKIKVELLTEEAMKWNCDYFLFSAGASVSRKFAPIAAENGVTVIDNSSAFRMEKDIPLVVPEVNAHLLKGYTGIIANPNCSTIQMILSIYKLHEVYGIEEIFVATYQSVSGAGHKGIEELLSQERGESVVRVFPKPIHRNVIPLIGDVQDNLFTQEEMKMINETRKILNDYSIRVYPTTVRVPVLYGHSEAVMVRLKRPFESLEKVKEIIASGEDVVVTDDLVTAVDVARKNETYVCRLRQGDERSILFWNVADNIRVGAATNAVRILLKHAEMNGRM
- a CDS encoding 2,3-bisphosphoglycerate-independent phosphoglycerate mutase, which gives rise to MLDKQEFVSKLVTTNDTKIVLLVMDGLGDIPVNGKTPLQAASTPNLDSLAKESDLGQTVPVLPGITPGSGPGHLSLFGYNPIKYQIGRGILEALGIGVEVGEKDVVARANFATWDGNVVLDRRAGRPATEESAKVVQLLSEKIKKIEDVEITFYPGKEHRFVVKFTGEGLGDRVTDADPQKEGHPMVWAEGLDEPSKKTARIANELIKKIAEVLKDNPKINFALIRGFSKYPDLPKFPEIYKLRAGAIATYPMYRGLAKLVGMEIIETGQTVEDEINTLKEKWNDFDFFYVHVKKTDSYGEDGKFDEKVKVIEEVDRVIPEILTLKPDVLVITGDHSTPVPLKAHSWHPVPLLIWSRYTRRGLSQAFNEFECARGTLGTIHASDVMTLALAHAGRLEKFGA
- the nusA gene encoding transcription termination factor NusA translates to MNIGLLEALDQLEEEKGISKEEVIPILEKALVSAYRKNFGSSKNVEVVIDRNTGNIKVYQLLEVVENVEDPTTQISLEEAKKLDPTVEIGSIIRKELDVRNFGRIAAQTAKQVLIQRIRELEKEKQFEKYSELKGTVTTAEVIRVTSDWADIRIGKLETRLPRKEWIPGEEIKPGDLVKVYIIDVVKTTKGPKILVSRRMPEFVIGLMKLEIPEIENGIVEIKAIAREPGVRTKVAVISNNPNVDPIGACIGEGGSRIAAILRELKGEKLDVLKWSDDPKQLIANALAPATVIEVEILDKENRAARVLVPPTQLSLAIGKGGQNARLAAKLTGWKIDIKPIMNL
- the dapF gene encoding diaminopimelate epimerase, producing the protein MVCYSANGNTFLMVDNTEKRISENEKPDFVRNHAGDLDGVIFVEKLGEKFFMDYYNRDGSMATFCGNGARAFSQYLIDRGWVKQRRFTFLSRAGEIKVFLDDGIWVRMPDVSEVKELEVDGYRGHFVVVGVPHFILEVRNVDEVDVEKLGRFLRHKTNANVDFYEVAQGFLKVRTYERGVERETKACGTGVTAVFFVHHSRTGSKEMRVLVPGGTLFLREDNGEIYLKGDVKRCSEE
- the dapA gene encoding 4-hydroxy-tetrahydrodipicolinate synthase is translated as MFRGVGTAIVTPFKNGELDLEAYERLVRYQLDGGVSALIVLGTTGEAPTVNDDERERLVSKTLEIVDGKIPVIVGAGTNSTEKTLKLVKQAEKLGADGVLIVTPYYNKPTQEGIYQHYKYISERTDLKIIVYNVPGRTGVNVLPETAARIASDLKNVVGIKEANGDIDQIDRTVTLTKSARSDFMVWSGNDDRTFYLLCAGGDGVISVASNVAPKQMSDLCAEFFGGNIERAREIHRKLRPLMKTLFVETNPIPVKAALSLMGYVENELRLPLVSASEKTVELLKGVLRESGLL
- the dapD gene encoding 2,3,4,5-tetrahydropyridine-2,6-dicarboxylate N-acetyltransferase, with the translated sequence MDAREIIEMIAKSKKKTPIVAYIKGKLDGVDFSKFKFFGNDQFGVLFGEYEDFRELLEKYGEKIEDYHLEVKARNSALPLADITKYRARIEPGAIIRDMVEIGEGAVIMMGAVINVGAVIGEGTMIDMNAVVGGRAIIGKKCHIGAGAVIAGVIEPPSAKPVVIEDEVVVGANAVILEGVTVGKGAVVAAGAVVTKDVPPYTVVAGVPARVIKQIDERTKKKTRIVDELRNLE
- a CDS encoding Fur family transcriptional regulator, producing MYEELRNELKKRKYRITAQREMILKIFLESKGRHLGVDEVYRELLNRNVRISKATVYRAVELLVELGFLRKLNFGEGLYRYELIDRSTRESHQHVICQRCGKIVEINSEQVKKIVSDISEKTGYVIKWHDLKFYGLCPECQREESKEPESG
- the rimP gene encoding ribosome maturation factor RimP, which encodes MFEEMIVEKVRKEAEKIAEKQGLEIFDIQYRRESRGWVLRVVIDNPVGYVSVRDCELFSRELERFLDREDLIEHSYTLEVSSPGLDRPLRGPKDYQRFTGKLAKIITKDGKTFIGRIESFVDGIITISDERGKHEINIEDVRKANLEIEF